The genomic region CAGCTACGAATACGTGGTGGCGACGGCGCTCATATTCGGCGCGGTCAAGCCGGAGCACTTCACCGAGACAGCGATACGCAACCCGCAGATTCCGGAGTTCATCAGGAAAATCAGGTTGATACACGCCGCGGACGTGGAGTTTGAAAAAGCCAGGATGACTCTGCTGCTTAAAGACGGCCGGAAACTGACGGAAAACGTGACGGACGTGAAAGGCGACCCGCAGCGCAACCCCATGACCCACGACGATATACTGGCCAAGTTCTGGACCAACGTGAATTTCTCCCAGAAAATCACCCAAAAGAAAGCCGAATACCTGCTGGAAGCGCTGCAAAACCTGGATAAATTCGACAGTGTGCGGAAGCTGATGCCGCTTTTAGTTGCGTGAAATGGAAAGAAATGAGCTGCTGAAACTGGGCGCGTTCTGCCTGAAGCGGCTGTCCCTGAAAGGGCAAAAAGAACTGCTGCGGCTGGCGGAAAACGAGGTGCCTTTCAGCGATTTTGCCCTGGCCGGGCTGGGGGAAACGGAAAAGGGGCAGGAGTTCATTGCCGCCTGCGGCGGACGGCTGAGTATGACCGACCTCATGGATATACTCACCTGTTGCGACCAGCCTACCATCGACCGCATTATTACCGATGACCGGCATAAAAGCCTGTTTTTGGAGTCGGCGGAGATTAACGGGCATTTCGTGCTGGAAAATAACGCCATTTACTACACGCTGGACATGGACTCTACCCTGCTGTGGTTTCAAAAAGTGCTGGGGTGGCCGGGGGTGGTGGAAGCCAGAGACGCCTCCGGCAAGGGGCTTTACGGGCTGATTTCCCCGCACCTGAAAGCCAGCGCGCCGGGCAACCGCAGCCCCTACATGCAGCTGATGCGCGGCCAGCCAGCCGAATCCGTAGCCGGGTTCATCAAGATATGGGGGCTGGACAAACTGCGGCAGCAGATAATAGCCAACGGGTGGCTGGAGATGACGCCGGTAAAACAGGAGCCCTGGGGGGCGCGGCTTTTTGCGGTGACTACCGGCGACGGCTCGGAGCTGCGCTTTTACGAGCCGGACACGGTGGGGGACTGACGGCGTTCCTGTCCTGCGACCCCAAAAGTACAGCTATTTGGCGGCTTTAATAGTAGCGCCGTTGCCGTGCCGGCTGACCAGCTCCACCTTGCTAAAACCCGCCTTTTGCAGCATCTCAATCTGATTAGCCACGGTGCACGGCGTGTCAAAGTGAAATAATCCCGCGGCTATCCCCTGCTCGGCGCGGAGGCGTTTACTCTCCGCGAAGCGGGCGTCCTGGAACGCCTGGTCCGGCGCCACGTAGTCCGACTCGATATAGAGGCCGTCCGGCTTTAAGGCGACGCGGATTTTGCGGTAAAGCCCGGTTTTTTCTTCAGGGGTAAAATGATGGAGCGTTTCCGCGGCAAGAGCAACATCATACGTATTTTGGCCGAAATCATAAGCAAAATAATCCGCCAGTATGAGGTTTAGCCGGCTTTTCCTGGCGGCGTGTTTCCGGCGCAGCTTGGCCAGCATCTTCTCCGCCAGGTCAATACCCGTTACCTGCACCGCAGGATTAACTTTAAAGATTTCATCCAGCTCCAGCCCGGTGCCGCAGCCTAAATCCAGCAGCTTCAAGCCCTTAGCGGCCGGAACCAGGGTGGCCATCTCTATATAAACGGCGGCGCTGTCCAGGTCCTGGAGCATGTGGTGCTCGTACAGGTCAACGCGAGCATTAAAAAAAGAGCCCATTTCTTCCAAAGGCATTATTTTTTCCTTTTAACGGCGGTAAACTAGCCCCGCTCCACCAGCTCGATAAGGACGTTCTCGGCGGCGGAGGGGTGGACAAAAGCGATTTTAGCGCCGGGGAGCTGCATAGGCTCCTCGTTCTGGAGCTTTTTCCCTTTAGCTTTCAGTGCCTTGATTTCTTTCACAATATCGTCGGTCAGGAAGGAGACATGGTGCAGGCCGCCGCCCTTTTCCTCCAGAAAGCGGGAAAAGCTCCCCTCTTTCAGGGGCTGGAAAATCTCGATGCGGATATCACCCGCGGCCATCATCACGTTTTTGAACTCGCCGCCGGGGCCATCCATTTTTTCCACCACCTTAAAGCCAAACAATTCAGTGTAGGTTTTAGCGGCCTGTTCCAGGTCTTTTACCACTATACCAATATGGTCGATTTTATTAACCATTAGCGTCCTCCTTTATTTACTCCCTGTCATTCCGGCCTAGGCCGGAATCAGCCAATAAGTTCCAGATAATAGTAATTCGTATATGGATTCCAGCCCCGATTAACATACGGGGTATGCTGCCTGCGCTGGAATGACGGCTATTGCCTAGAACGGGAAAATGGCCGGCAAATCATGCACCTTGTCTTTGGTGAGGGTGGAAGGCATGGTCTCGGTGAGCTCTTCCGGCGTCCAGCGGCCGTCCTTCCAGAGTACCTGCTCCACCGGCGGCGGGTCAACGTAAATGCCGATGTGCCCGTGCCAGACCTCGAAAACGCAGCCGTTTACGTTATCGGCCTTTTCACCGGCCAGATAGACGACCAAAGCGGCCACGTCCTCCGGCTGGTTAAGCTCCAGCATCTGCTTCAAACGGCGCTCGGCAGTCTCCTGCCCCCACATCTTAATCCAGGCCTCCCGGAGTCCTTTGCCCTGGACCATCTCCACGAAGCCGCGCGTCCCGGCCACCGGGCGGATAACGTTGCAGGTGACGCCATAGCGCGCCATGTCCCGCGCCACAGTACGCGTCATCCCCACGATGCCCTCCTTGGCCGCCCCGTAATTGGCCTGTCCCATGTTGCCCAGCCCGGCGTGGGAGGAG from Dehalococcoidales bacterium harbors:
- a CDS encoding class I SAM-dependent methyltransferase, whose translation is MPLEEMGSFFNARVDLYEHHMLQDLDSAAVYIEMATLVPAAKGLKLLDLGCGTGLELDEIFKVNPAVQVTGIDLAEKMLAKLRRKHAARKSRLNLILADYFAYDFGQNTYDVALAAETLHHFTPEEKTGLYRKIRVALKPDGLYIESDYVAPDQAFQDARFAESKRLRAEQGIAAGLFHFDTPCTVANQIEMLQKAGFSKVELVSRHGNGATIKAAK
- a CDS encoding VOC family protein; its protein translation is MVNKIDHIGIVVKDLEQAAKTYTELFGFKVVEKMDGPGGEFKNVMMAAGDIRIEIFQPLKEGSFSRFLEEKGGGLHHVSFLTDDIVKEIKALKAKGKKLQNEEPMQLPGAKIAFVHPSAAENVLIELVERG
- a CDS encoding SDR family NAD(P)-dependent oxidoreductase — translated: MGDLLKGKVAVVTGAGKGLGRAEALGMAAQGAKVVVNDLGAATDGSGVSRGPAEDVVEEIKKAGGEAVPSFASVGTVAGAESIIRTAVDSFGRLDILVNNAGFNRDRMIYNISDEEWDNVIQVNLSGTFYCTRAACKVMRQQNYGRIISTSSHAGLGNMGQANYGAAKEGIVGMTRTVARDMARYGVTCNVIRPVAGTRGFVEMVQGKGLREAWIKMWGQETAERRLKQMLELNQPEDVAALVVYLAGEKADNVNGCVFEVWHGHIGIYVDPPPVEQVLWKDGRWTPEELTETMPSTLTKDKVHDLPAIFPF